The following are encoded in a window of Gouania willdenowi unplaced genomic scaffold, fGouWil2.1 scaffold_292_arrow_ctg1, whole genome shotgun sequence genomic DNA:
- the LOC114459292 gene encoding LOW QUALITY PROTEIN: uncharacterized protein LOC114459292 (The sequence of the model RefSeq protein was modified relative to this genomic sequence to represent the inferred CDS: substituted 2 bases at 2 genomic stop codons) — MFITADHGYKVKINFKDIYAYEVIDSRGFPTVACDVTVAKGLNKYTAKAMVPSGASTGSKEAVELRDGDKRRFQGKGVLKAVENINKIIKPALINKIDAFSQELVDVTMISLDGTLNKGRLGANAILAVSIATAKAVAMALKKPLYEYIAVDLKRTKPSSLYIMPVPMLNVINGGAHADGTIDFQEFMFMPIGAISLKHAIQMASECFHELQSILKANNYDTNKGDEGGFAPKLKNAEEAFDLMMKAISNAGYAAGIDKDIAIAIDPAASEFYDKNSKKYYFKKAIKAGIISEEKGVFSTSEMIDLXENLVQKYPIISIEDGLDESDWDGFNKMVTRMGKKVQIVGDDLYCTNPILTEKGVQKKATNSILIKLNQIGTLTETIKTVKIAQKAGXTAVVSHRSGETEDTTIADLAVGLGVGQIKTGSMSRSERIAKYNRLIEIENELGTSAIYKGIKSFTNFSS, encoded by the exons ATGTTTATAACAGCTGATCATG GATataaagtgaaaataaattttaaagaTATTTATGCTTATGAAGTAATTGATTCAAGGGGGTTTCCAACAGTTGCTTGTGATGTTACAGTTGCTAAAGGATTGAATAAATATACTGCTAAAGCAATGGTTCCTTCAGGAGCTTCAACTGGCTCAAAAGAAGCAGTTGAACTAAGAGATGGTGATAAAAGAAGATTTCAGGGTAAAGGGGTTTTAAAAGCAGttgaaaatattaacaaaattattaaaccagctttaataaataaaatagatgcTTTTAGTCAAGAACTAGTTGATGTAACAATGATTAGCTTAGATGGGACATTGAATAAAGGTAGACTTGGGGCAAATGCGATTTTAGCTGTTTCAATTGCAACTGCAAAAGCAGTTGCAATGGCTTTAAAAAAACCTCTTTATGAATATATTGCAGTtgatttaaaaagaacaaaaccatCAAGTTTGTATATTATGCCTGTGCCAATGCTAAATGTCATTAATGGTGGTGCACATGCTGATGGAACAATCGATTTTCAAGAATTTATGTTTATGCCCATTGGAGCAATTTCACTTAAACATGCAATCCAAATGGCATCTGAATGTTTTCATGAGCTTCAATCTATTTTAAAAGCTAATAATTATGATACTAACAAAGGTGATGAAGGTGGATTTGCACCAAAGCTGAAAAATGCTGAAGAAGCTTTTGATTTGATGATGAAAGCAATTAGTAATGCTGGATATGCTGCAGGAATTGATAAGGATATTGCTATTGCGATTGATCCAGCAGCTAGTGAGTTTTATgacaaaaattctaaaaaatattactttaaaaaagcaattaaaGCAGGCATTATTTCTGAAGAAAAAGGAGTTTTTTCAACAAGTGAAATGATTGATTTATGAGAAAACTTAGTTCAAAAATACCCAATTATTTCAATTGAAGATGGATTGGATGAAAGTGATTGGGATggttttaataaaatggttaCTAGAATGGGTAAAAAGGTTCAAATTGTTGGTGATgatttatattgtacaaacccaattttaactgaaaaaggtgttcaaaaaaaagcaacaaattcgattcttattaaattaaatcaaattggAACTTTAACTGAAACAattaaaactgttaaaattgCTCAAAAAGCTGGTTGAACAGCAGTTGTTAGTCACCGTTCAGGTGAAACTGAAGACACAACAATTGCTGATTTAGCAGTTGGATTAGGTGTGGGGCAAATTAAAACAGGTTCAATGTCAAGAAGTGAAAGAATTGCTAAGTATAATCgattaattgaaattgaaaatgaaTTAGGAACAAGTGCAATTTATAAAGGAATAAAATCTTTTACAAATTTTAGttcataa